GTCCAAGCTACGTATTTGGGAATTACTCCTAAGCTTGATGTTTCTAGGCAGGGATGCTTCAGCACCACACGGCTGCATGGAATAAAACCGTGTTTCTCAAGCAAGAAGTACTCCTTGTAGAGCATTCCAACTGCGCGCGGAGTGGCTGAGCCCCGCTTGCATTCCCTAGACCCAGTTACACATTGTCAGAGCAGCTCATCAGTACCATCTGACAGGACAACCGGCTATGCTTGGGAACACATTCACAGGATGAGAGGAATGTTCTGCCCAGGTCTTTTTATTCTCTGCAGATAAGCATCATCCTACTGAGATGATCTACCCGCACCCACTCTTGccttgaaaataataaaagctttaagTTTTTCTCCTCACATAACTGCACAACCTTGCTGCCAGGCATGGGTTGTACTACACAAGGTACACTAAAGCCACCTATGTGCTGCCACTGCTCCATTTCACAACACAAGGAGCAATCCTAGTGGATCAGCCTACCGATAGCAATCACCCCACTTTCTGACAGCGACGAACGGCAGGGTGTATCCTTGAGCTCCCTCCAAAGACTTCCCCGCAACCCTGGCTGCTGCGCCACCTCAGCGACAAGCGCgcagcaacagcagcaccaccacctGCGCTCCGCAGCTCCCCGCACACGTGTCGCTCGCTCAGCAACCTTCGACAGGGCGCCGCACAACGTGGCCGCACCGCGGTGGCCAACACCGGCCGCCCTTCGACCCTGCCCTTCCCCGACACTGGGCGGGAGCCACACGGCCGATGCAACGCCCCCCGCCCGCGCTCCGTGAGGGGCAGCGGGGCGGGGGCTGCGGCCGCCCCCTTCTTTACCTCACGCTCCCGCCAACGCCGCgcggggtgggggtgggggggtgggggcgGTGGCACCTCTCGCGAGCTGAGGGCCGTTGGGGCGCGAGCCCGGCGGGGGCGGTGCCGCCTGTCTCGCTGGCCAATGGGGAGCCGGCGAGAGGCGGGCGCGAGCTGTGCGGGGCGGGGCGTTGGGGCGGGCGTTGGGGCGGGCGTTGGGGTTGGCAGTGATGGCGGACCATGGGGATGGGAGGCTAAGGACTGAGGGGAGCGGTGGCGGCGGGGGCGCCGGGGGGCCGCCGGCCGGCGTAGGGGCGCTGGTGTTGGGCGGTGAGATGCTGCTGGCGCTGTCGCTGCTGGCGCTGGTGCTGCTGGCGGCCTACCGGCTGTACCTGCGCTGGGGGACGCGCAGCGGGCCGGGGGGCGCGGCCCGGGAGGGCCAGGCCGCCGCTCTGCCGCGGATGAAGCGGCGGGATTTCTCTCTAGAGCAGCTGCGCGAGTTCAACGGGGCCCGCAACCCCCGCATCCTCCTGGCTGTCAACGGCAAAGTCTTCGACGTGACCAAAGGCAGCAAGTTCTACGGGCCCGGTGAGAccggggggccgggggggggtcCCTCGATGGAAGCTGCCCTCTGGGGCGGGAGCCCCGCGCAGTCCCTCGGCTGCCCGCCGCGTTCCGGGCGGCGCCGGTGGGAAGCGGCGCTGGGGAGGACGGCGGGGATCGGCTGCGGCCTGCGGGCATCTGCTCCCCGCCACCGGGGCCAGGGCCTCGCCCCCACCCGGGGGGCGGTGGGTTTCGGGGAGGCCTCGCGGCGGGTCGGCGCCGGTGGGCTCGGTCAGGGTCCCGCGGGGTTCCCCTCGGGCCGCCGGCTCCTGCGCGCTGTCCGCACGCGTGGTGGGGCTGCGGTGGCGGTGTGGAGGGGCGGATAGCCGTGCAGACCGCCAGCTGTCCCCGGTCACTGCGGTCCGCAACCCCTCATCAGGCCGGCCTGCCCGCCCGGGGCCTAACGGTAGCTTTAAATGGGTGATGCACAACGGGTCCGGGTCCTGTGCATGCATCTGTCACGCATCCGCTCTTCCAGTTGCCAAGGTTTGGATGTGCAATGTTTAattactggtttttttcttctgtcttttctagTAGGTTTCCCAAGAGCAGCTGATCAATGCTTCCTTCATTCTAGCTCTTATggttcaggaaggaaaaaaaccccagctgctTACTTACTTAGATGCAGATGCCATATTGAGTGTGCATTTGAATCGGGATAAGGGCAAGCAGGGACAGCTCAGGGACTGATACATTGCTAGCATTGCAAAGAGTGCAGAAATCAACCACATCTCTTAAATAGAGAGGCAGACAATACAGTTCTTTGGATAGAAAATGTATTCTTCAAAGGTTCAGAAAAGTATGCTTCAAAGACAATGTTACGTTTCCATATTCACATTGTAGACTGTGAAACTGCAGCATATTTTCTTGTAATAAACAGCATTCTTAATAGTGAGGGGACTAATATTACTAGTGAGCACTCTGTTCACATCTTACGCCAAAGGAAATGAGGGTTATGACTGTTGATAATTTTCTGACTGAAACAATGGTCATTTGGAAAAGTTGATCTAATCAAATTATGCAGGAGTTTTCATAGTAGGTATGGCAAGTGTTCTTGTATGAGGGGTGGAGGAGAGAGGATACGCCTTCCTCTCCCCCTGGAAATAGTTCAAGTTAAgcaattgttatttttttaataatcttaggttgccaaaagaaaaaatacagaactggCATGGTACAAGTCCTTGGTTCTTACCAGGGAGGCAACAAGCTGTTGTACAGTTGAAATGGGCAAGTATTTTGTAACTCACGTTACCCTCAAAAGTTTGTGATACCAGCTCTGCTTCCAGTCACGGGAATTGAAACTGCTGTAATTgaatcaaaatgcttttctggcTGGATACTGTAAAAGTTAACAGTGGAATCTGAACTACCTTGCCATGCCTtattttgttgggggtttttttgaccaGTGAAGCTGAGCAATGCAGTCTGGTGTGCGGCAG
The window above is part of the Strigops habroptila isolate Jane chromosome 3, bStrHab1.2.pri, whole genome shotgun sequence genome. Proteins encoded here:
- the PGRMC2 gene encoding membrane-associated progesterone receptor component 2 — translated: MADHGDGRLRTEGSGGGGGAGGPPAGVGALVLGGEMLLALSLLALVLLAAYRLYLRWGTRSGPGGAAREGQAAALPRMKRRDFSLEQLREFNGARNPRILLAVNGKVFDVTKGSKFYGPDGPYGIFAGRDASRGLATFRLDKDALRDEYDDLSDLNAVQMESVREWEMQFKEKYDYVGRLLKPGEEPSEYTDEEDTKDHTKQE